The following coding sequences are from one Aggregicoccus sp. 17bor-14 window:
- a CDS encoding UvrD-helicase domain-containing protein: protein MNASESPLEAPLLADLNPPQREAVLHGDGPLLVLSGAGSGKTRVITRRVAHLVKVRRVFPWRILAVTFTNKAAREMRERLEGLLGAQAHDLVVSTFHSAAAMILRREAEAVGLTRSFVIYDDADQLQVVKRAMREARVEPLMQPREILHKIDGHKNQARLPDDIEVEADDQRGQIVRNTYRAYQRLLRAANAVDFGDLLLLLVTLFRKRPDVLARYQTRFTHVMVDEFQDTNPVQYALLKQLAPPPSANLVVVGDDDQSIYRWRGANVDNILLFPEQYPGARVVKLEQNYRSDQVILEAANDVITKNRRRMAKKLWSDRPRGDNLTLLMSRDERAEAQEIARQIHALAREGFIKYSSMAVFYRVNAQSRVLEEALRLARVPYTLVSGRSFYERAEVKDAAAYLRLMVNPRSDADLLRVINTPARGIGDTTLERLTGYATGEGVSLFEALEHPERVPGLNSAAQRRLAGFRELLESLHGYGQSAPDAASAVDRMLNETKLVEAFTAEGTDEALTRAENLKEFLGASQEFDLNRAAAAVAAETAAQGQPVPEANPDLDNAPLAADVPALQAFLEQISLVGDADQDVGDGRVALMTLHAAKGLEFDAVFLAGMEDGVFPHSRALNAIAAMEDGDEEGAGDEEMAEERRLCYVGFTRARKRLFVSLAQCRALFGELRYNPPSRFLKDVEPQRFGFDREVAAPPRPPPSMGTPYKRRAVDEDDGGPRIDSSYSQDSGGEGMSGDVRGMRVRHEQFGTGRIVSADGQGPNAKVTVEFKNVGLKRVIARFLMPA from the coding sequence GTGAACGCGTCCGAATCCCCGCTCGAAGCCCCGCTCCTCGCCGACCTCAACCCGCCCCAGCGCGAGGCCGTCCTGCATGGGGACGGCCCCCTGCTGGTGCTCTCCGGCGCGGGCAGCGGCAAGACCCGCGTCATCACCCGGCGCGTGGCGCACCTGGTGAAGGTGCGCCGCGTGTTCCCGTGGCGCATCCTGGCGGTGACCTTCACCAACAAGGCGGCGCGCGAGATGCGCGAGCGCCTGGAGGGGCTGCTGGGCGCGCAGGCGCACGACCTGGTGGTGAGCACCTTCCACTCGGCCGCGGCGATGATCCTGCGCCGTGAGGCGGAGGCCGTGGGCCTCACCCGCTCCTTCGTCATCTACGACGACGCGGACCAGCTGCAGGTGGTGAAGCGCGCGATGCGCGAGGCGCGCGTGGAGCCGCTGATGCAGCCGCGCGAGATCCTCCACAAGATCGACGGGCACAAGAACCAGGCGCGCCTGCCGGACGACATCGAGGTGGAGGCGGACGACCAGCGCGGGCAGATCGTGCGCAACACCTACCGCGCCTACCAGCGCCTGCTGCGCGCGGCGAACGCGGTGGACTTCGGCGACCTGCTGCTCCTGCTCGTCACGCTGTTCCGCAAGCGCCCGGACGTCCTGGCGCGCTACCAGACGCGCTTCACGCACGTGATGGTGGACGAGTTCCAGGACACCAACCCCGTGCAGTACGCGCTGCTCAAGCAGCTCGCGCCGCCGCCGAGCGCGAACCTGGTGGTGGTGGGCGACGACGACCAGTCCATCTACCGCTGGCGCGGCGCCAACGTGGACAACATCCTGCTCTTCCCCGAGCAGTACCCGGGCGCGCGGGTGGTGAAGCTCGAGCAGAACTACCGCTCGGACCAGGTCATCCTCGAGGCGGCCAACGACGTCATCACCAAGAACCGCCGCCGCATGGCGAAGAAGCTGTGGAGCGACCGGCCCCGCGGCGACAACCTCACGCTGCTGATGAGCCGCGACGAGCGGGCCGAGGCGCAGGAGATCGCCCGGCAGATCCACGCGCTCGCGCGCGAGGGCTTCATCAAGTACTCGAGCATGGCGGTGTTCTACCGGGTGAACGCGCAGAGCCGCGTGCTCGAGGAGGCGCTGCGGCTCGCGCGCGTGCCCTACACCCTGGTGAGCGGCCGCAGCTTCTACGAGCGCGCCGAGGTGAAGGACGCCGCCGCCTACCTGCGCCTGATGGTGAACCCGCGCTCGGACGCGGACCTGCTGCGCGTCATCAACACGCCGGCGCGCGGCATCGGGGACACCACGCTGGAGCGGCTCACCGGCTACGCCACGGGCGAGGGCGTGAGCCTCTTCGAGGCGCTCGAGCACCCCGAGCGCGTCCCGGGCCTCAACAGCGCAGCGCAGCGGCGGCTCGCGGGCTTCCGCGAGCTGCTCGAGAGCCTGCACGGCTACGGGCAGAGCGCCCCGGACGCGGCGAGCGCCGTGGACCGGATGCTCAACGAGACGAAGCTCGTGGAGGCCTTCACCGCCGAGGGCACGGACGAGGCCCTCACCCGCGCGGAGAACCTGAAGGAGTTCCTCGGCGCCTCGCAGGAGTTCGACCTCAACCGCGCCGCGGCCGCCGTGGCGGCGGAGACGGCCGCGCAGGGACAGCCCGTGCCCGAGGCGAACCCGGACCTCGACAACGCGCCGCTGGCCGCGGACGTGCCCGCGCTGCAGGCCTTCCTCGAGCAGATCTCACTCGTGGGGGATGCGGACCAGGACGTGGGCGACGGGCGCGTGGCCCTGATGACCCTGCACGCGGCGAAGGGCCTCGAGTTCGACGCGGTGTTCCTCGCGGGCATGGAGGACGGCGTGTTTCCCCACTCGCGCGCGCTCAACGCGATCGCCGCGATGGAGGACGGGGACGAGGAGGGCGCAGGGGACGAGGAGATGGCCGAGGAGCGGCGCCTCTGCTACGTGGGCTTCACGCGCGCGCGCAAGCGGCTCTTCGTGAGCCTCGCGCAGTGCCGGGCGCTCTTCGGCGAGCTGCGCTACAACCCGCCCAGCCGCTTCCTCAAGGACGTGGAGCCGCAGCGCTTCGGCTTCGACCGCGAGGTGGCAGCGCCCCCGCGGCCTCCACCCTCCATGGGCACCCCGTACAAGCGCCGCGCGGTGGACGAGGACGACGGGGGCCCTCGCATCGACTCGAGCTACTCGCAGGACTCGGGCGGCGAGGGGATGAGCGGCGACGTGCGCGGGATGCGCGTGCGTCACGAGCAGTTCGGCACCGGGAGAATCGTCTCCGCGGACGGGCAGGGGCCGAATGCGAAGGTGACGGTGGAGTTCAAGAACGTGGGGCTCAAGCGCGTCATCGCACGCTTCCTCATGCCGGCGTGA